A single Thiohalobacter thiocyanaticus DNA region contains:
- the cas2e gene encoding type I-E CRISPR-associated endoribonuclease Cas2e: MLVIVVENAPPRLRGRLAAWLLEIRAGVYVGNYSVKVRDMIWGQVEAGIEDGNAVVAWRTNNEAGFDFITLGVNRRIPKDVDGMKLVTFLPEIPDEEDFSAL, from the coding sequence ATGCTGGTCATCGTAGTTGAGAATGCACCACCACGTCTGCGAGGACGACTCGCTGCCTGGCTGCTCGAAATCCGTGCCGGCGTTTATGTCGGGAACTATTCGGTCAAGGTGCGAGATATGATCTGGGGACAGGTTGAGGCAGGCATCGAGGATGGGAACGCCGTTGTCGCGTGGCGGACTAATAATGAAGCTGGATTCGACTTCATAACTCTTGGTGTCAATCGGCGTATTCCCAAAGACGTGGACGGCATGAAACTTGTGACCTTTCTTCCCGAAATCCCCGATGAAGAGGATTTCAGTGCTCTTTAA
- the cas1e gene encoding type I-E CRISPR-associated endonuclease Cas1e, producing the protein MLPDIDPIPLKERNSILFVERCHVDVRDGAFVMIDKNGVRTHVPLGGTACLLLEPGVRLSHRAAALAAKVGTLLVWVGEGGVRLYSAGQPGGARSDKLLYQAKLALDDKLRLNVVRKMYALRFNEEPPSRRSVEQLRGIEGARVKKTYELLAKRHGVSWKGRRYDQQEWDKADLPNRCLSAATACLYGVTEAAILAAGYAPAIGFIHTGKPLSFVYDIADIVKFDTVVPVAFKVAAQSPGTPERRVRQACRDVFRESRLLDRIIPMINDVLDAGGEKPPEPPPEAVQPAIPNKKGLGDAGHRS; encoded by the coding sequence ATGCTTCCTGATATAGACCCTATCCCCCTAAAGGAGCGAAACTCCATTCTCTTTGTCGAGCGCTGCCATGTGGATGTGCGTGACGGCGCTTTCGTGATGATCGACAAGAATGGTGTGCGAACCCATGTTCCGCTCGGCGGAACCGCCTGCCTCTTGCTTGAGCCGGGTGTGCGGTTATCGCATCGCGCCGCGGCATTAGCCGCCAAGGTGGGTACGTTGTTGGTTTGGGTGGGCGAGGGTGGTGTGCGACTATACTCTGCCGGTCAACCCGGAGGTGCCAGGTCCGATAAGTTGCTGTATCAAGCGAAACTTGCGCTCGATGACAAGTTGCGCCTCAACGTTGTGCGAAAGATGTATGCCCTGCGCTTCAATGAAGAGCCGCCCAGTCGTCGCAGCGTCGAGCAACTGCGCGGCATCGAAGGGGCGCGGGTTAAGAAAACCTATGAACTGCTCGCCAAACGCCATGGTGTGTCATGGAAAGGCCGGCGCTACGATCAGCAGGAGTGGGATAAAGCGGATCTCCCTAACCGCTGTCTCTCCGCCGCTACTGCGTGCCTGTATGGTGTTACTGAAGCCGCAATACTCGCCGCCGGCTACGCTCCCGCGATCGGCTTCATCCACACCGGTAAGCCGCTTTCCTTCGTCTATGATATTGCCGATATCGTCAAGTTTGATACCGTCGTTCCCGTAGCCTTCAAGGTCGCAGCCCAGTCGCCCGGTACTCCCGAGCGCAGGGTGAGGCAGGCATGCCGAGATGTTTTTCGCGAAAGTAGATTGCTTGACCGTATTATCCCCATGATCAACGATGTTCTGGATGCGGGTGGTGAGAAGCCGCCAGAGCCGCCGCCTGAAGCAGTCCAGCCTGCCATACCCAACAAAAAGGGCTTGGGCGATGCTGGTCATCGTAGTTGA
- the cas6e gene encoding type I-E CRISPR-associated protein Cas6/Cse3/CasE, with translation MYLSRIELNRSGPGVTSLLKSLAVDDYRHHQFVWRLFEGVDERDFLYRREDAGHWPRYYTVSEREPQDDDGLWTIDIKPYTPRIEKGMRLAFSLRANPVVTRKNGDGRRQRHDVVMDHKKRIGFKDMPPRERPSLQAIIRDAGLAWLRPRAERHGFSFEEGLITVDGYEQHKSSKRRGTKTISFSTLDFGGLLTVTDEQAFREALFSGIGPAKGLGCGLLMVRRV, from the coding sequence ATGTATCTCAGCCGTATCGAACTTAACCGTTCCGGACCGGGCGTGACAAGTTTGCTCAAAAGCCTGGCAGTCGATGATTATCGCCACCATCAGTTTGTCTGGCGGCTCTTTGAGGGGGTGGATGAGCGCGATTTTCTCTACCGCCGTGAGGATGCCGGTCACTGGCCGCGTTATTACACCGTCTCGGAGCGAGAGCCGCAGGATGATGATGGGCTCTGGACCATCGACATCAAACCCTATACGCCCAGGATCGAAAAGGGGATGAGGCTGGCTTTCAGCCTGCGCGCCAATCCGGTGGTGACGCGAAAAAATGGCGACGGCAGACGTCAGCGTCATGACGTGGTGATGGATCATAAAAAACGTATTGGATTCAAAGATATGCCCCCCCGTGAGCGCCCGTCGCTACAGGCAATCATCCGCGATGCTGGACTCGCTTGGCTGAGGCCGCGTGCGGAACGGCACGGTTTCAGCTTTGAAGAAGGGCTGATCACTGTGGATGGTTACGAGCAGCACAAAAGCAGCAAACGGCGTGGGACAAAAACCATCAGTTTCAGTACGCTTGACTTTGGTGGTCTTTTGACGGTCACCGATGAACAGGCTTTTAGGGAGGCGCTGTTCTCTGGGATAGGGCCAGCCAAAGGGCTCGGATGTGGCTTGCTCATGGTTCGTCGTGTCTAG
- the cas5e gene encoding type I-E CRISPR-associated protein Cas5/CasD yields MSEYLLLRLYGPLASWGETAVGEVRPSAAWPGRSAIIGLLAAALGIRRDEEARQRELASSLGLAVCVERSGELLRDYHTVQVPPERRGVVYRTRRDELGADRVNTLLSQRDYRTDALYTVALWRTEESPAPTLAQLEEALRRPHFTLYLGRKACPPALPLAPHIVTAANLREAFDRASFPQEPILDLLPESEERIFAWEATDAPGMEALHISPRRDEPTSRRRWQFGERDEYYRSEQMATTGRGE; encoded by the coding sequence ATGAGCGAGTATCTGTTATTACGCCTCTACGGCCCGCTTGCCTCATGGGGCGAGACTGCCGTGGGGGAAGTCCGGCCCTCGGCGGCTTGGCCTGGTCGTTCCGCTATTATCGGCCTTTTGGCCGCGGCGCTTGGGATCCGTCGCGATGAAGAAGCACGCCAGCGAGAACTGGCCTCCTCCCTCGGGCTTGCGGTTTGTGTTGAACGCAGTGGTGAACTGCTGCGCGACTATCACACCGTGCAGGTGCCGCCGGAACGCCGGGGGGTGGTCTACCGCACCCGCCGCGACGAGCTTGGCGCCGACAGGGTGAACACCCTGCTCTCCCAGCGCGACTATCGAACCGATGCCCTCTACACCGTCGCGCTCTGGCGCACAGAAGAGAGTCCGGCACCGACCCTGGCGCAGCTGGAAGAGGCCTTGCGCCGTCCGCACTTTACCCTATATCTGGGCCGCAAGGCTTGTCCGCCTGCGCTGCCACTGGCGCCGCATATCGTGACGGCGGCGAATCTCAGAGAGGCGTTTGACCGGGCGAGCTTTCCGCAAGAACCGATTCTGGATTTGCTGCCGGAGAGTGAAGAGCGAATTTTTGCTTGGGAGGCGACAGATGCCCCCGGCATGGAGGCGCTACACATCAGCCCGCGACGCGACGAACCGACCAGCCGTAGGCGATGGCAGTTCGGTGAGCGCGATGAGTATTACCGTAGCGAACAGATGGCGACAACGGGTAGGGGGGAGTGA
- the cas7e gene encoding type I-E CRISPR-associated protein Cas7/Cse4/CasC has translation MSRFAQLHLLTAYPPANLNRDDLGRPKTAMMGGAQRLRISSQSLKRAWRTSELFQQSLRGHLGVRTKEMGREIYKDLVNKGVKEKDAKAWAIAIAGIFGKAKKEDKKNKDPLHMLDIEQLAHFSPEEREAISALCDKLAERGDGPENDELNLLRKHHSAADIALFGRMLASDPGYNTEAAAQVAHAISVHKVTVEDDFFTAVDDLNNGEEDVGAGHMGETEFAAGLFYQYICVDRELLKNNLGGDEALADKALAALTESAATIAPTGKQNSFASRARASYILAEVGDQQPRSLSVAFLKPVNGADILEQSVTSLDKTVSAMDKAYGACADKREVMNLVSGKGGLREIIDCITE, from the coding sequence ATGAGCCGATTTGCACAACTTCATCTTCTCACTGCCTACCCGCCGGCCAATCTCAACCGCGACGATCTGGGTCGGCCAAAAACCGCCATGATGGGCGGCGCACAGCGCCTGCGTATTTCCTCCCAGAGCCTGAAACGAGCTTGGCGGACTTCGGAGTTGTTCCAGCAATCGCTGCGTGGTCATCTGGGCGTTCGCACCAAAGAGATGGGGCGAGAGATCTACAAGGATCTTGTCAATAAGGGTGTGAAGGAGAAGGATGCCAAGGCGTGGGCCATAGCTATCGCTGGTATTTTCGGTAAGGCCAAAAAGGAAGACAAAAAGAATAAGGATCCACTGCATATGCTGGATATCGAGCAGCTTGCGCACTTCAGTCCGGAAGAGCGTGAGGCGATCAGCGCACTTTGTGATAAGTTGGCCGAGCGTGGTGACGGGCCGGAAAATGATGAGCTGAACCTTTTGCGCAAACACCACAGTGCTGCTGATATCGCGCTTTTTGGTCGCATGCTTGCCAGTGACCCAGGGTACAATACCGAGGCGGCTGCGCAAGTTGCTCATGCCATCAGCGTGCACAAGGTGACGGTGGAGGATGATTTTTTCACCGCCGTGGACGATCTCAATAACGGCGAAGAGGATGTCGGAGCCGGGCATATGGGTGAAACCGAATTTGCTGCCGGTCTCTTCTATCAATATATCTGTGTCGATCGTGAGTTACTGAAGAATAATCTCGGTGGCGACGAGGCCCTGGCCGACAAGGCGTTGGCAGCGCTGACCGAGTCGGCCGCGACCATTGCGCCGACAGGAAAGCAGAACAGCTTCGCCTCGCGGGCGCGCGCCTCTTACATTCTCGCCGAGGTGGGTGATCAGCAGCCCCGCTCGCTTTCTGTGGCCTTCCTCAAGCCGGTAAATGGTGCCGATATTTTGGAGCAATCGGTGACATCGCTGGACAAAACCGTGTCTGCAATGGACAAGGCCTACGGCGCCTGTGCCGACAAACGAGAGGTGATGAACCTTGTCAGCGGCAAGGGTGGGCTCAGGGAGATCATCGACTGCATCACGGAGTGA
- the casB gene encoding type I-E CRISPR-associated protein Cse2/CasB — protein sequence MQIDFRPDKPAGEILAEWWEGLQNDTGGRARLRRCKTPEEVMLEPAFHRLLRRLGALTEKSDDTQLEGYEIHRLAAIAGLLAHVRVKRSKPLAEQMAESESKGGKPLLSSLRFRRLLKEPFEDIYPSMIRVIRQLDEKANISDLATSIYYWGDRVRKRWALAYFPKVVD from the coding sequence ATGCAGATTGACTTCCGCCCAGACAAGCCCGCCGGCGAGATCCTGGCCGAATGGTGGGAGGGTTTGCAGAACGACACTGGCGGGCGAGCGCGGTTGCGCCGCTGTAAAACGCCTGAAGAAGTAATGCTGGAACCGGCATTCCACCGTCTACTCCGGCGCCTTGGCGCACTGACAGAAAAGAGCGATGACACACAGCTGGAGGGATATGAGATTCACCGCCTGGCGGCTATCGCCGGCCTGCTCGCCCACGTCAGGGTCAAGAGGTCGAAACCTCTGGCCGAGCAGATGGCCGAGTCGGAGTCGAAAGGGGGTAAGCCACTGCTCAGCTCGTTACGTTTCCGCCGCCTGCTCAAGGAACCGTTTGAGGACATCTATCCTTCGATGATCCGGGTCATCCGTCAACTGGACGAGAAGGCCAATATCAGCGACCTGGCCACGTCAATCTATTACTGGGGTGACAGGGTGCGCAAGCGCTGGGCACTTGCCTACTTTCCCAAGGTAGTGGACTGA
- the casA gene encoding type I-E CRISPR-associated protein Cse1/CasA produces the protein MNLINDQWLPVRRRSGRRERIAPWELTDGHDSDPVTALDAARPDFQGALAQFLIGLLQTAAAPDAQRGIDWDEWLEAPPSPQQLQELVGPYVDYFELGGEGPRFLQDFDELDDDPKPIASLLIEIPGANTLRNNTDHFIKRGGVNHICPACAAAALFTLQTSAPGGGAGHRTSLRGGGPLTTLVVLDPKGEKVAATLWRDLWLNILPQSHICQLTGNSERAEPAAIFPWLAPTRISGKGGEDTLPEHAHPLQMYWGMPRRIRLELEAPVEGECDICSTASETLLSRYVTKNYGINYSGAWEHPLTPHYIDEKSGMPMPNHAQPGGFSFRHWSGWITPGEARKPAQVVSYFHEHRRMDNAQLRLWSSGYDMDNMKARAWYETTVPLYLLPEGEGRRRFIRQVDNLIDAATQAAYYTRSAVKEAWFSRPGDAKGDTSFIRHEFMVRTEEAFYTLLRESHEVALNGGDEVPLRERWLQRLRSEAERLFEERAESGALDEGELARIARAHIDLRKRLKGNKLYELLGLSKPKKVKTMGVKETANAD, from the coding sequence ATGAATTTGATTAATGATCAATGGCTCCCCGTCCGCAGAAGGAGCGGCCGACGCGAACGGATCGCCCCTTGGGAACTAACCGACGGCCACGACAGCGATCCGGTCACCGCCCTGGACGCTGCCCGGCCCGATTTCCAGGGGGCGCTGGCGCAGTTTCTGATCGGTCTGTTGCAGACGGCGGCTGCCCCCGACGCGCAGAGGGGGATCGACTGGGACGAGTGGTTGGAAGCGCCGCCCTCACCGCAGCAGCTGCAGGAGCTGGTTGGTCCCTATGTCGACTATTTTGAACTGGGCGGTGAGGGGCCGCGCTTCTTGCAGGATTTTGATGAACTGGACGACGATCCCAAGCCGATCGCCTCGTTGCTGATCGAGATCCCTGGCGCCAATACTCTCCGCAACAACACCGACCACTTCATCAAGCGTGGCGGTGTGAACCACATCTGCCCCGCCTGCGCCGCCGCCGCCCTGTTTACGCTGCAAACCAGTGCTCCGGGCGGCGGCGCGGGGCACCGTACCTCCTTGCGTGGCGGCGGCCCGCTGACGACGCTGGTGGTGCTCGACCCCAAGGGGGAAAAGGTGGCGGCAACCCTGTGGCGCGATCTCTGGCTCAATATCCTGCCGCAGTCGCATATCTGCCAACTTACCGGTAACTCCGAGCGCGCCGAACCGGCCGCCATTTTCCCCTGGCTCGCGCCGACACGAATCAGCGGCAAGGGGGGTGAGGACACCCTGCCCGAGCATGCCCACCCCTTGCAGATGTACTGGGGCATGCCGCGGCGCATCCGTCTGGAGCTGGAAGCGCCGGTTGAGGGGGAGTGCGATATCTGCTCCACGGCGAGTGAAACGCTGCTGAGCCGCTATGTGACGAAGAACTACGGTATCAATTACAGCGGTGCTTGGGAGCATCCGCTGACACCCCACTACATCGACGAGAAAAGCGGCATGCCGATGCCAAACCATGCCCAGCCCGGCGGCTTCAGCTTCCGCCACTGGAGCGGTTGGATCACGCCGGGCGAGGCGCGCAAACCGGCCCAAGTGGTGAGTTACTTCCATGAGCATCGCAGAATGGACAATGCGCAACTGCGCCTCTGGTCCAGTGGCTATGACATGGACAACATGAAGGCGCGAGCCTGGTATGAGACCACGGTTCCACTCTATCTGTTGCCCGAAGGGGAGGGGCGGCGGCGCTTCATCCGTCAGGTGGACAATCTGATCGACGCAGCCACACAGGCTGCCTATTACACCCGGAGTGCCGTCAAGGAGGCGTGGTTCAGCAGGCCCGGCGACGCCAAGGGCGATACCAGCTTTATTCGCCATGAGTTCATGGTGCGAACCGAGGAAGCCTTCTATACCCTGCTGCGCGAGAGTCATGAAGTGGCGCTGAACGGTGGAGATGAGGTCCCACTACGTGAGCGCTGGCTGCAACGCCTGCGAAGTGAAGCGGAAAGGCTGTTCGAGGAGCGCGCCGAGAGCGGCGCGCTCGATGAAGGGGAACTGGCGCGCATCGCCCGCGCTCACATCGACCTGCGCAAGAGGCTGAAAGGTAACAAGCTGTATGAACTGCTTGGGCTTTCCAAGCCAAAGAAGGTTAAGACAATGGGAGTAAAGGAGACCGCTAATGCAGATTGA
- a CDS encoding CRISPR-associated helicase/endonuclease Cas3: MVQKTYPNYYKYWGKSGEGGLCHLLPYHCLDVAAVGDVYLARNEYVRRQLAQMLGLDEEDFVSFVVFFLGLHDIGKFARHFQALQPELFNKLQGEQAELPYVRHDVLGELLWRTTLYPYGAERGLLSLTAGGRRPSYDTAADYWLHTVLGHHGKPVSAKDASVREVPESYFPETAREAAKDFFDDWRELRGLGADTPLPPAETVAKASWWLAGLAVLCDWLGSNQRYFPLVEEVIPLEEYWQRALVQAEKAVQRSGVVPTPIAPVKKPTELFGSYFTTLTPLQAHCQSLQLYSGPALYLLEDVTGAGKTEAALILAHRLMAEQGVRGLYFALPTMATANAMFERMGQVYRHLYIEKAAPSLVLAHGARRLHRGFRDAIEDYPVAGNNDYGDGTEPAQFHCAGWLADNPKKSLLAEVGVGTVDQAVLGVLPSRHQSLRLLGLLGKVLIVDEVHAYDAYLFHLLKALLTFHASSGGSAILLSATLPQNQRQALLDAFYVGIESQTKRIERVGEEDYPLMTCANSEALQEKVLESRPEVCRTVAVERIDSLEQAEALMTQAMERGECLCWIRNTVHDARWAWRELTARHPEWEIDLFHARYALGDRLAIETRVVKRFGKEGGASVRKRQILIATPVVEQSLDIDFDYMISDLAPIDLIIQRAGRLHRHRRDQAGNPIDGEDCRGTPVLHLYAPEPLDEPEETWFSAFLPKAAYVYPNHARLWLGLRLLMAKGSFVMPDDARGLIEGVYGDDVAFPAGLETSDIASAGVQSSEGSLADYNAFRITAHYGATGVGRWWSEERAPTRLGDSTPVYLARREGGDIVPLRQEGEFPWQLSSLSMLTAKIASAQRPAAVTEALWEQTLETLPAKGRWGVLLLLDQEDKGIADNGYGDSVTVRYSGLEGLLVGDEC, from the coding sequence GTGGTGCAGAAAACATATCCAAATTACTACAAGTATTGGGGGAAGAGCGGAGAGGGGGGCTTGTGCCACCTCTTACCATACCATTGTTTGGATGTTGCTGCGGTAGGTGACGTGTACCTCGCTAGAAATGAGTATGTTCGTCGGCAACTGGCACAGATGTTGGGTCTTGACGAGGAAGACTTTGTTTCTTTTGTTGTGTTTTTTCTGGGCTTGCACGATATCGGGAAATTCGCCCGCCATTTTCAGGCATTGCAGCCTGAGTTGTTCAACAAACTCCAAGGTGAACAGGCGGAACTTCCCTATGTGCGCCATGATGTGCTCGGTGAATTGCTTTGGCGCACCACACTGTACCCCTATGGTGCCGAACGAGGCCTGCTCAGCCTGACGGCCGGCGGACGACGTCCCTCTTATGATACAGCCGCCGACTACTGGTTGCATACGGTGCTTGGGCACCATGGTAAACCTGTCTCCGCAAAAGATGCCTCAGTGCGAGAGGTTCCGGAATCCTATTTTCCCGAGACCGCCAGGGAAGCAGCCAAGGACTTCTTTGATGACTGGCGCGAGTTGCGCGGGCTTGGTGCCGATACGCCGCTACCCCCGGCGGAAACGGTCGCGAAGGCCTCCTGGTGGTTGGCCGGGTTGGCGGTGCTGTGTGATTGGCTGGGTTCGAATCAGAGATACTTCCCTTTGGTTGAAGAAGTCATCCCTCTTGAGGAATACTGGCAGCGCGCCTTGGTGCAGGCGGAAAAGGCGGTCCAGCGCTCAGGGGTGGTGCCGACACCTATTGCGCCTGTCAAGAAGCCCACTGAGCTTTTCGGTTCATACTTTACGACTCTGACACCCCTTCAGGCCCACTGCCAGTCACTGCAGTTGTACTCCGGCCCGGCGCTCTATCTGCTGGAGGACGTCACAGGCGCCGGCAAGACCGAGGCGGCACTCATCCTCGCCCACCGTCTGATGGCTGAGCAGGGTGTCCGGGGGCTTTACTTTGCTCTCCCCACCATGGCTACCGCCAATGCCATGTTTGAGCGCATGGGACAGGTCTATCGCCATCTTTATATCGAGAAGGCGGCGCCGTCGCTGGTGCTGGCCCATGGTGCGCGGCGGCTGCATAGGGGCTTTCGCGACGCCATCGAGGACTATCCGGTCGCGGGGAACAACGATTACGGCGACGGCACTGAGCCGGCCCAGTTCCACTGTGCCGGTTGGCTGGCCGATAATCCGAAAAAGTCGTTGCTGGCCGAGGTGGGAGTGGGGACCGTCGACCAGGCGGTACTGGGGGTGCTTCCTTCGCGACACCAGTCTCTGCGACTGCTGGGGCTGCTCGGCAAGGTGCTGATCGTCGATGAGGTTCATGCCTATGACGCCTATCTCTTCCATCTGCTCAAGGCCCTGCTCACATTCCATGCCTCCTCCGGCGGCAGCGCCATTCTGCTCTCCGCCACCCTGCCGCAAAACCAGCGGCAGGCCCTTCTCGACGCCTTTTACGTTGGCATCGAAAGTCAGACAAAGCGGATAGAGCGAGTAGGCGAAGAGGACTACCCGTTGATGACCTGTGCCAATAGCGAAGCATTGCAGGAGAAGGTGCTCGAATCCCGTCCCGAGGTCTGCCGTACCGTTGCAGTCGAACGCATCGATTCCCTGGAGCAGGCCGAGGCGCTCATGACTCAGGCGATGGAACGGGGGGAATGCCTCTGTTGGATACGCAATACCGTTCACGACGCCCGCTGGGCGTGGCGCGAGCTGACGGCGCGCCATCCCGAATGGGAAATCGATCTCTTTCATGCCCGCTACGCCCTCGGCGATCGACTGGCCATCGAGACACGTGTAGTCAAACGTTTCGGCAAGGAGGGAGGGGCGAGCGTGCGCAAAAGGCAGATTCTCATCGCCACCCCGGTGGTAGAGCAGTCGCTGGATATCGACTTCGATTACATGATATCCGACCTGGCTCCCATTGATCTCATCATCCAGCGTGCCGGGCGGCTGCATCGCCACCGGCGTGATCAAGCCGGGAATCCCATCGACGGCGAGGATTGCCGCGGCACGCCAGTGCTTCACCTCTACGCGCCGGAGCCGTTGGACGAGCCTGAAGAAACATGGTTTTCCGCGTTTCTCCCAAAGGCCGCCTACGTCTATCCCAACCACGCCCGCCTCTGGCTGGGCCTGCGTCTGCTGATGGCGAAAGGCAGCTTCGTCATGCCGGATGATGCCCGCGGCCTGATCGAAGGTGTCTATGGTGACGACGTGGCGTTTCCGGCAGGATTGGAAACCAGCGATATCGCTTCAGCCGGTGTGCAGAGCAGTGAAGGGAGTCTCGCCGACTACAACGCCTTCAGGATAACGGCCCATTATGGTGCTACCGGGGTTGGACGCTGGTGGTCCGAGGAGAGGGCGCCGACCCGTCTCGGCGACAGCACTCCGGTTTATCTGGCGCGCAGGGAAGGCGGTGACATCGTGCCCCTGCGACAGGAGGGTGAATTTCCCTGGCAGCTATCCTCGTTATCGATGTTGACGGCGAAGATTGCCTCCGCGCAGCGGCCGGCGGCGGTTACCGAAGCACTGTGGGAACAGACGCTCGAAACATTGCCCGCCAAAGGGCGCTGGGGCGTGCTGCTGCTGCTCGATCAGGAGGATAAGGGGATCGCAGATAACGGCTATGGCGATAGTGTGACGGTGCGTTACAGTGGCCTTGAAGGGCTGTTGGTAGGGGATGAGTGCTAA
- a CDS encoding type II toxin-antitoxin system HicA family toxin, translating into MTGNELLRKLRRYAKEHGIRLRLVSHRGKGSHVTLYLGARRTVLKDRKQEIGPGLLNAILRQLGIEKHDID; encoded by the coding sequence ATGACCGGAAACGAGTTGCTCAGAAAACTCAGGCGGTATGCGAAGGAGCACGGAATAAGGCTGCGGCTGGTTTCGCATCGCGGCAAAGGCAGTCATGTCACACTCTACCTTGGGGCACGGCGGACTGTGTTGAAAGACCGAAAGCAGGAAATCGGGCCCGGTCTTCTGAACGCGATACTGCGACAGCTGGGCATCGAGAAGCACGACATCGACTGA
- a CDS encoding type II toxin-antitoxin system HicB family antitoxin encodes MAKSQLQFAYPMLVTEDDAGRLLARFPDFPEALTDAPDLETLLEEATDCLDEAVAARIAEGMPLPHPAQAVKGRVHWIMLPAQTAAKAALYAALRDSGLSKSGLARRLGCDEKEVRRMLDPRHATRLPRIEAALDALGKRLIVHTEDVA; translated from the coding sequence ATGGCCAAGTCGCAACTCCAATTCGCATATCCCATGCTGGTGACAGAAGACGATGCCGGCCGTCTGCTCGCACGCTTCCCTGACTTTCCGGAAGCCCTCACGGATGCGCCGGACCTCGAAACCCTTCTGGAGGAGGCGACTGACTGCCTGGATGAAGCCGTGGCGGCCCGCATTGCCGAAGGCATGCCGCTGCCGCATCCTGCGCAAGCCGTGAAAGGCCGGGTCCACTGGATCATGCTTCCCGCACAGACGGCCGCCAAGGCAGCGCTGTATGCCGCATTGCGGGATTCCGGCCTTTCCAAATCGGGCCTGGCCCGTCGTCTGGGCTGTGATGAAAAAGAGGTGCGCCGCATGCTCGACCCCCGCCATGCCACCCGTCTTCCCCGGATTGAAGCCGCCCTGGATGCATTGGGTAAGCGCCTGATCGTCCATACTGAGGATGTCGCCTGA
- a CDS encoding helix-turn-helix transcriptional regulator codes for MDKFDRIYELDRILKSRRYPVPLKTLVAELECSEPTVKRIIRHFRERLGAPIDYDPERQGYCYARDETPRYELPGLWFNAEELHALLTTYHLLGGIQEGLLDECIQPLRERLERLLRDERIGANEIEKRVRILPLATRQTDLKFFRRIAGAMMQRRRLRMLYHGRARDAITERVVSPQRLVYYRDNWYLDAWCHLRAGLRSFAVDRIQPVEVLQEAALERDEDELDRHYAAAYGIFAGPADKLAHLVFSQTAARWVADEHWHPRQQGEVLWDGRYELKIPYSEPTELIMDILKYGPEVEVLGPEELRHQVRSRLEAALARYR; via the coding sequence TTGGATAAATTCGACCGCATCTACGAACTGGATCGGATCCTCAAATCCCGGCGATACCCGGTGCCGTTGAAGACACTGGTGGCCGAGCTGGAATGCTCGGAACCCACCGTCAAGCGCATCATCAGGCACTTCCGTGAGCGCCTGGGCGCCCCCATCGACTATGACCCCGAGCGCCAGGGCTATTGTTATGCCCGCGACGAGACGCCCCGGTATGAGCTGCCAGGGCTCTGGTTCAACGCGGAAGAACTGCATGCGCTGCTGACTACCTACCATCTTCTGGGCGGCATCCAGGAAGGCCTGCTGGATGAATGCATCCAGCCCCTGCGCGAGCGCCTGGAGCGGCTGCTGCGCGATGAACGCATAGGCGCAAACGAGATCGAGAAACGGGTGCGCATCCTGCCCCTGGCGACCCGCCAGACCGACCTGAAATTCTTCCGCCGGATTGCCGGTGCCATGATGCAGCGCCGGCGCCTGCGCATGCTCTACCATGGCCGGGCGCGTGATGCGATCACCGAGCGCGTCGTCTCGCCCCAGCGGCTGGTCTACTACCGTGACAACTGGTACCTGGATGCCTGGTGCCATCTCCGCGCAGGCCTGCGCAGCTTCGCCGTCGACCGCATCCAGCCCGTCGAGGTGCTGCAGGAGGCGGCGCTGGAGCGGGACGAGGATGAACTGGACCGCCATTACGCCGCCGCCTATGGCATCTTCGCCGGTCCGGCGGACAAGCTCGCCCACCTGGTGTTCAGCCAGACCGCCGCCAGATGGGTGGCCGATGAACACTGGCATCCCCGCCAGCAGGGCGAGGTGTTGTGGGACGGCCGGTATGAGCTGAAGATCCCCTACAGCGAGCCCACCGAACTGATCATGGACATCCTCAAGTACGGCCCCGAGGTCGAGGTGCTGGGACCGGAGGAACTGCGACACCAGGTGCGCTCACGGCTGGAGGCGGCGCTGGCGAGGTATCGGTAA